In Candidatus Paceibacterota bacterium, the DNA window TGGGACAAGGTTCAAGATGGAGCATGGTTTGGCTATACAGCTGGAGCAAAATTGACCGGATTTATACAAGGAGCTTTAGCCAAAACTTCTGGCGCACATCCTGATGTGCAGATGTGGTACGCATCCTTTTTGAATGATTTTGTGTTACCAAATGTGATGTTGTGGTCAAATGCGGTTGCTGTGGGGGAGGTTTTGGTCGGCCTCGGGTTAATGGTTGGATGTCTTGTTGGCATCGCGGCATTCTTTGGAGCATTTATGAACCTCAATTTCTTACTTGCTGGAACAGTTAGTATTAATCCAATTTTTCTCATTTTAGGAATTTTCCTAATGCTTTCTTGGCGCGTCGCTGGATATTACGGGGTTGATTACTTCATCTCTCCTTATTTAAGGAAACTTCGAAAATCAGCTTAAGTTTCGATATTAAAAAACCACAGTTAAAGCCTGTGGTTTTTTAATATCTATTTCTTCAATTACCAAATTTTTAGACGATCTTTTGGTTCGCGATATAATTTGTCTCCTTTCTTTACGTTGAATGCTTCGTAAAATTCAGAAAGATTTGAGATAGGTCCATTTACTCGAAATATTGATGGCGAGTGCGGGTCGTTAATTGCCATCATTTTTTGGAATTCAGGACGAGTATTTTCTCTCTCAAATAAAGTGTATCCGAGGAAAAATCTTTGTTCAGGAGTAAATCCCGCTATATCATGGCGGCCAGTTCGAGCGAGGTTTAGTTTGTATGCATCAAGAGCAATGGCGAGACCACCCAAATCGGCAATATTTTCGCCAATCGTTAATTGGCCATTGACTGAGACACCATCCGCTACTTTGTAGGAGTTGAACTGTTTTACAAGAGGATGTGATTTTTTCTTGAAATTTTTATAGTCAGCTGGTGTCCACCAATTTTTAAGATTTCCGTTTATGTCGAACTTTGATCCCTGGTCATCAAAGTTGTGTGTTATCTCGTGTCCAATAACCATACCCATTGCGCCATAGTTTATTGCGTCATCGGAGTTTGGGTTAAAAAATGGTGGTTGAAGAATTGCAGCAGGGAACACAATTTCATTCATTGTTTGATTGCAGTATGCGTTTATGGTTTGTGGGCTCATGTGCCACTCTTTCCGGTCGACGGGCTTTCTGAGTTTTTTCATAGCACGATTGTGCTCAAAGATAGAGATACGAATAATATTTCCAACATAGTCACTCGCGTCTATTTTTAGGCCACGATACGATTTCCATTTTTCAGGATAACCAATTTTGTAAACCATTGCGTGTAGTTTCTGGAGAGCCTTTCTTTTTGTTTGTGGGCTCATCCAGTCGAGAGATTTAATGCGTGCCTCATATGCGCTAAATAAATCCCGCACCATTTCAATTGCTCGGTCTTTTGTTCTGGCACTGAAATATTCTTTGACATAGATTTCCCCTAATAACTCATCAAGGCTACCGTTTACAACAGATAAAACTTGGCGCCAAAGTGGCTTCATTTTTTTTGAACCCAGCATTATCGTTCCGTAAAAACGGAAACTTTCTTTTTTAAAGGCTGGCGTTAGAAAACTAGACATACTTCGCAGTAGGTGCCACTTTAGGTAAATGCGCCAATCCTCGATAGAAATATCTTTGATACAGCGATTTATTTCTTTAAAAAAGTTAGGTTGGCAAACTATGAGTGTTTTTGGTGTGCCAGCCCCGATACGGACTAAATATTCTCCCCAATTTATTTCTGGGGCAATTTTGTTGAGTTGTGGCAAGGTTTTTTTATTGTAGATTTTTTCGACTTCGTGAATATCCTCTTTTGTCATTGAGTGTTTTGCGAGACGGTGTTCAATTTTGTAAACTATCTCGGACATTTCGCCGTGAATTTGTTTTTTAGCGCCGGATAATTTAAAGATTGCCGATATGTGGGGACGGTAAGCATCGCGGACACGCAACGACTCCTTGTCGTTTTTAAGATAGTAATCTCGATCCGGCATACCCAATCCTCCTTGATAAAAATAAAGAATGTTCTTATTACTATCCTTCATGTCTTGGTCTACGTCGCAACCCCACAGAACGTTGATGCCAATAACGTGAAATTCTGTGATACAAGAAAGGAGATCGTCAGTATTTTTAATATCGTCAATCAGATTTAAGTAATTGGCGATTGGTTTAATGCCGAGGCGTGTACGCTCTTTTGTGTTTATCCCAGAACGATAGAGGTCTCGAATCATTTGCTCAGGTGTATTTGCCGAAAAATGCTGTTTACTGTCTAGTTTTTTAAGAAGAAGTTTAAGCTTTTTTTCAGTTTCGTATCGTAGGATAGTGAAAGAGCCCCAGCGTGATTCTGTTGCTGGGATTGGATTTTTCTTGAGCCAACCACCACCCGCGTAGTGATAGAAATCGTCTTGTGGGCGCACGTTTCTGTCCATGTCTCGCACATCAAATCCCCAGTTTTTATTGGTCATTTGCGAATAGTACATGAATTTTTTATCTCATGCTATATTTTCATTCTAGTTTAATTGCTCAGAAATTCATGAAAAAATCCCTAAAAAATTCAAAAAAAAATATTTTTCTGTTTTATCGAGAAGAGAACGAGAGGGCTGTTAATTGTGCAAAAAAGATTAAAAAATGGCTTGATTCTAAAAATATTTCTACAACAGAGGAAATTCTTAACGCCGAGGCAATCATCGTTCTTGGTGGCGATGGGACAATCTTAGAGGCGGCGCGAATGGTAAAACGAAAAAATGCAATTATTATCGGTCTTAATCTTGGCAATGTTGGTTTCTTGGCCTCGGTTCGTGAAGAGAAATATTTTTTTACCGCACTGGAAAAGTTTTTCAATGGAGATTACAAGGCTGTTAAGAGAACAACGCTTTTAACGGAAGTCATAAGAAACGGGGAAAAGGTGTTTTCGGCGTCTGCTGTAAATGAAGTGTTGGTGCACAATTTGCTCGGGGTTGTAGAGCTCGAAGTCGGAATCGGTGGTTACGGAATACAGTCGGTTAGAGGAAGTGGTATTTTGGTTTCGACGGCTACAGGTTCGACTGCCTACAACCTCTCTGCTCATGGCCCGATCATTTCTCCAGATATTCAATGTCTCGTTATTACTGAATTGTTGGATCATGGCTTACCAACGCCTAGTATTGTTATAAAGCCAGAACATAGTGTAGAGATTGTTGTAGGTGAGTTTAGAGAGCATCATCTTTTGGCGAGCCAGAACGGACGGGAGTCAATTGACGTTTTACTACAAGCCGATGGCGATACGACGTTCCCATTGAGGAAAAAAGATAAGATTATTATTTCTGGTTCACCACAGTTGGTAACTTTTGCGGAGCTAGAGGATAATTATTTTTTCAAAAGTCTTCGGGAGAAATTTTCATTTAGATAATTTTAGCAAGATTTGTTCTGGGTAAATAGTTTTTTGGTGGTGATATAATGAGTTCATCTTAATTAATAAAATGAAAGGAAAAATCACAAACACAATTATTAAGGGTACCCTCGTGGCTTTTGTTGTGCTTCTGCCCTTTATTGGTTATGGGGCAACAACCACGACAACTAAACCGAGTATAAAAATAGCACCACCACTTAAAAGTACACTTGAGGTTTCCGGTTGGATTCCATACTGGAGAAAGGCGACTGGGACCGCGGATGCTTTGGTTCACCTCGATACTTTTACAGAGTTAAATCCATTTGGATATACAATCAAAAATGACGGCACCTTAAACGATACAGCCAAGATGGACGAAGAGCCTTGGCTTACCTTAATAAAAGAAGCGAAGAAGAAAAAAGTTCGTATTATTCCAACTGTTATGACAAGCAACGGAGAGATGTTGCATCGTATTTTGTCTAATCAAAAAACTAGAATTGCCCTAGAGGATGAAATTGCCGCCCTAGTTAAAGAAAAAGGTTTTGATGGTATTGATATTGATTTTGAGGGTAAGAAAGCAGAAACAAAACCATATTTTTCTACTTTCTTAAAAGGGCTTTATCAGCGTATGGGAAACAAGTGGGTGATGTGTACTATTGAAGCACGTACACCGCTTGATTCTAGGTACGACAATATTCCGAAGGATATTAGATATGCGAATGATTTTGTGGCGATAAATAAATATTGTGACCGCGTGCGCTTTATGACATATGACCAAGGGACAATAGATATTGTTTTAAATCGTGCCCGCACAGCACCATATATACCAGTGGCAGATCCTGCTTGGGTAGAAAAATCAATAAGGCTTGCGATGAAAGATATTTCTAAACGGAAAATATCAATAGGCATTGCTACTTATGGTTATGAATATAAGGTGACAAAGTTATCAGAATACGGATATCGTTATGATTTACAGTGGGCATTTAACCCCAGGTACGCAACCGACCTTGCTCTCTCTCTTAATATAACTCCCCAACGAAATTCTTCCGGCGAAATAGGTTTTATGTATACTCCGGTAGAAACAGTACCTCCTACACAACCAAGTAATAACCCAGATCAGAATATAAAAACCTCAACAGTCGCTGAAAACTTATCAACAAGCAATGTTTCAAATTTTACAAATATTGTGTGGTGGAGCGATGCAAAAGCAATTAAAGATAAAGTCGATCTTGCGAAAAAACTTGGTGTGCGTGGAGTCTCGATATTTAAGATTGATGGTGGAGAAGACCCAGCTATGTGGGATGTGCTGAAATAAAGACTCCTATATAATAGGCAGAATATGACTTTAAAACCCAAAAAAACATCATGGGGCGAGGTTGCTGACTGGTATCGAGAGCATCTTTCCGATGAAAATACTTATCACGAGAAAGTTATTTCCCCAAATATACTCCGACTTCTTGCTTTAAACAGCGGTGAAAAAGTTCTTGATGTTGCCTGCGGTGAGGGATATTTTTCAAGATTGTTTTTGAAAAATGGGGCGAAGGTTGTTGGCGCCGATATCGCCCGTGAGCTTATAGAAAAAGCAAAAAAACAGTCACCAGAAATTTCTTTTTTTATAGCGCCTGCCGGGAAAATGGAGTTTGCTGTGGCTTCGTCGTTTGATAAAGCAGTTTGCGTTCTTGCTCTGCAGAACATTGAGCATTTGGATGAAGCTCTTAAAGAAGTGGCGCGCGTTCTTAAGTCAGGCGGTAAATTTGTATTTGTTTTGAATCATCCGTGTTTTCGTATACCAAAGCGCTCTGAGTGGGGTTATGACGGACAAAAGAAAATACAATTTCGTCGACTAGACGGCTATCTTAAGGAAGCGCGCATTAAAATTGACATGCACCCAGGAGAAACTGCCGCCGGAAAAAAATCAGCGGTGACGTACTCGTTTCACCGCCCACTTCAAGTTTATATGAAGGCGCTTTCAAAAAATGGATTTGTTGTTACTCAGATGGAGGAATGGGTATCTCATAGAAAAAGTGAAAAAGGTCCTAAAAGTGAAGCAGAAGATGAAGCTAGAAAAGAGTTTCCTCTTTTTCTCGCGGTTTCCGCGCAGAAATTACGCCAATCTTTATAAATTGTTGTAACGCAAATAATTCGATGATAGTTTTTATTGAATAATAATTTTTAAAAAGTGGAAAAGTGGTTCGCAAAAATATTCACGAGGGTATAGTATTTAAATATAAGACGGCTACAGTCGCGTGGCGTCTTCAATATTATATATTTGCTTAAAATTATGGAACTAACAAACAAGAAGAATATTATCATCGGTGTAGTTATTGTCGTTGCAGTTGGTTATTATTTATTTCAAAGTCAAAAGGTAGTGGCCCCTGTGCAGAACGAAATACAATCAGGTGTTTCAACCAGTACGAATGAAACTGCTGGTAAAACAGGAACAACTAAATCGGCTGTGACAAGCACAACAAAAACAGGGACTACCTTACCAGCCATGACAAAAGAGGGATATTATTTGATTAGTTATACGGATAAGGGCTTTGTTCCAAAAACTCTTGAAATTAAAGCTGGTAAGTCAGTTCGCTTTGTTAATAATGCAAGCAAGGCAATGAGAATTTTTGCTGATGACAAGACAAGCTCTCTTTATGGTGAAATGAATCAAAGCAAGACCGTTGGTCGTGGAGGAATCTATGATTTTACTTTTGTTTCTGCTGGCACATGGGCTTATCACAATGAGAATAATCCAGTTGATAAAGGGGTAGTGATCGTAAAATAGTTTTAGAAATAATAAACTCTTAAAATATGACCAAAGAAAAGGCGTGGGAACATTTACCGAGAATATTGTCGCTTGTCTTATTGATAGGGACTTTATTCGCATGGGTTACCGTGTTTACTGATTTCCAGAAATTTTACGGATACGAAGGAACTATATTCAAACTAGATAATTGCGTAATACCAAACCCAGTAGCAACTCCTTGTTTTTACGGAGCATTTGCGTTTATAGGAGCTTTTATTTGGTCACTTCGTATGGCCAAGATGAGCGAAGAAGAGAAAAGAAAGCATGAGAAATTCATGTCTTGGTTTTTATCTCTAGCAACTATTTTTGCATGGAGTAACTTTCTTCCAGATGCATTTAATTTTTACGCTAGTTCTGGTGGGCCAGTTCGTGGGTGTTCAGGACAGTTGATTACTAACCCATTTATAACGCCTTGTTTTATTGGCTCGGCGATTTTTTTGGTTGCTCTAATGATTGGTCTTTTAATTTATTTTAAAAACAAAGAATCTATTTCGTCTTTGTAGGAATTAAAAAAGTATTAATAGGGAAATAAGAGGCTATTTTGCGTGCTTTGATTTTATTCGTCTGTTACAATAGCGCGAATGAATCCCGTTCGAAATTACGATGTTATGTTTTATTAACGAGGATAATTATTGGGAAAATTATTAATATAGATATTATTACTAAACGGGTATACAGAAGTGCCAGCACTTCTTATTTCTAACGGGATGAACGGCGAGCTTATTTCTTTTCAGAATCACAAAAGAGAAACTTTGCGTGGAATTTTTGAGCGGGCACCATCGAGTACTGGTGTGATTTTTGCTCATGGATTTGGAAGAACCTCGATGGAGCCAAAGTTTAAGAATATAACCAACAAACTAGAAGGTAAGGTAAATCTATTTCGTTTTGATTTTTCTGGTTGCGGTTTGTCAGACGGGTCGTTCGAAGATATTACGGCGGACAAACTTTCAAAAGAGCTAGGAGCTGCTGTTTTAGCCTTTCGTGAGCGAGTGCCTCGTCTTAAAAGTATTCGGATAGTTTCCCATAGCTTTGCTTGTACCGCGACTATTATTTTATGCGCGAGAGAAAAAGATGTTTTTGATAGGGTTGTTTTTCTTGGGCCGGCTCTTAATATGGGTGAAATTTTAAAATATTCTTTTGTGAAGAGGCGTTATCCTGGAGGAAAAATTTCTTGGGCAAATTACAAAAAGTTTTTTGACCAACGCGCTTTTAGTCGGGAAATGAAAAAAGATAGAATGATGACCTATTCTCACGTTATTTCCAATCTTCACTACCTTGAAAATAAAGATAGAGATTATCGCGAATTGATGGGGATAATTCCTAAAGAAAAATTACTTATTGTGCAAGGTGATAGCGATAGATCAATTCCACTCGAAAGTCAGGGTAATTCCCTAAAAAATTTTAAGACAATTTTAGTTAAAGGGGGAGATCACGATTTGGAAAGACCAGACATTGTCGCAAAATATTTACCACAAACAGTCTCGTTTCTTCTTTCTTAATATTTAGTGTGAAAAAATTCCAGCTATTTAAATTTTAAAGATTTGTGTTATAGTATTTTGGCCTTGAACCGGACAGTCGCTCTAACTTTATTGTTGGGGAGGAAAGTCCGAACACTTACTGTCTAACCGTTCGGCGACAGTAGAAGGGTAGCGGGTAACGCCCGTCCGGAGCAATCCGAGAGGTGCGAGCAGTGACGTCGATGCCGAAAGGCTAGACCTCCCACGTGGAGGAATCCTATAGAAATATAGGGGTGAAACGGCTAAATCCTTACTTAAGTGCAAGGCCGTGCCATCTTTATGATGGAGTGCCGCTTGAGCCCGTAAGTAATTACGAGCCCAGATAAATGGCTGTCGCCCCGTGAGATAGGCGTCGAAAGACGCCGCCATCTCACGGGGTACAGAATTCGGCTTATAGGTTCAGGGTAAACAAAAAAGACCATATTTTATGGTCTTTTTTGTTGTCCACTTTTTAACACACAATTAAGATTGTGTGTTATTCCAAATTTCTTATATAATATTGAACACTTAATTAATAAATTTAAATAACTTTCATTTTCATGCAAGGAATAAAAAAATTGTTTTCATTGGAGGCATTACCGTTTGGATTATTGGTTGGTTTAGTTTTCTTATTACCAGTTTTTTTCTTGTCTGTAAGTGGGATTTCTCTTGATGTAAGTAAGAGTGTCCTCGCAGTTATCTTAATTGTTGCCGCGACAGCCTTGTGGCTAGTGGGGCGTATGGTGGATGGCAAGATTGTTGTACCAAAAACACTTCTTGTTTTGTTCGCAGCATTACTTCCACTTGAATATTTAGTTTCAGCTGTTGCTTCAAAAGTTCCAGCGATGTCACTTTTTGGTCAAGGTTTTGAAGTCGGAACATTTGCATTCACTTTTGTGATGTTCCTTCTTTTGTTCTTGGCTTCTATTTTGGTTAATTCAAGAGACAAAGTGTTCACAGTTTACGTGTCGGCAATGGCTTCTTTCTTGGTAGTAGCTATTTACCAAGGAATTCGTCTTTTTGCAGGAGCAGATGTCCTTACTTTAGGAGGAAACTTCTCTGGTGTAATCGCCAATACTGTTGGTAAATGGAACGATTTAGGGGCATTTTTTGGGATGATAGCTATTCTTTCCATGATAACCCTTGAAACATTACCTCTTAAGGGTTTTGTTAAGTACCTCACTTATTTGTCTCTTGCTGTCTCAGTATTTTTCTTGGCCGTTGTTAACTTCAGTTTTGCCTGGATTGCTCTCGCTGTAATCTCTCTTATGATTTTTGTTTTTGCGATTTACTTAAACAAAAGCGAAAACCCAACAAATGATCAAGAAGCTCCTTCTTTGATACCAAAGACAAAGGTTCCAGTAATTGCACTTGTTGTACTTCTAATTTCACTCTTTTATGTTTTTTCCGGAGATAAAATTGGTGGTTTCTTGCCAACACAGTTCAATGCTTCACAAGTAGAGGTTCGTCCATCCTGGAGTGCTACATATGACATCGTGAAGGGTTCTCTTTCTCAGAATCTTCTACTAGGAAGTGGTCCTAACCGTTTTTCATCAGAGTGGGCATTGCACCGACCAGCAGTTTTGAATGAAACAATTTTCTGGGCAACTGACTTTAACGCCGGGATTGGTTTGATTCCATCGTTCGCTGTCACAACTGGACTTTTTGGTGTTTTGGCTTGGGTTTTATTCCTTGGATATTTCCTCTTCCGTGGGGTCAAGAGCATTCTCATGTTTGATATGGGACGTATGGCTCAGTATTCAATACTCTCGTCTTTCCTTTTGTCTGTGTATTTATGGCTCTTCGCAATGTTCTACGTTCCTAATGTTGTGATCTATGCCTTGGCATTCCTTATGACAGGAGTTTTCATTGCCACCTTAATAAACGAGGGGATTGTTAAAACTTACCAAATCTCACTCCTTGGAAGTCCTAAAATTGGTTTTGTTTCTGTGCTTGCTTTAATTTCTCTAACGATTGCTTCGGCTGCACTTGGTTATGTTTTTGTTGAGAAAGCAATATCATCTATTAATTTCCAGAAGACTATTCAGGCTTTGAATACTGATGGAGATTTTGACAAGGCTGAAGTTGGCTTGCTTAAAGCAGTTCAGTTTTCAGAGAACGATCTTTACTACAGATCACTTTCTCAGGTTTATTTGGTTAAGTTGAATAATTTATTCCAACAGCAAAACCTTACTGAAGCAGAGGCAAAATCACAATTTCAAGCTATTCTTGGAAATGCTATAGAAAATGCTCGTAAGGCTCGCGATTATGACGCAACAAACTACACGAACTGGATGAATCTAGCATCAGTTTACGAGTCTGTTGTTCAGCT includes these proteins:
- a CDS encoding DoxX family protein yields the protein MAIHFVQESAISHFLFSSPKSAALWLLVRLYIGWGWFTAGWDKVQDGAWFGYTAGAKLTGFIQGALAKTSGAHPDVQMWYASFLNDFVLPNVMLWSNAVAVGEVLVGLGLMVGCLVGIAAFFGAFMNLNFLLAGTVSINPIFLILGIFLMLSWRVAGYYGVDYFISPYLRKLRKSA
- a CDS encoding M13 family metallopeptidase, whose translation is MTNKNWGFDVRDMDRNVRPQDDFYHYAGGGWLKKNPIPATESRWGSFTILRYETEKKLKLLLKKLDSKQHFSANTPEQMIRDLYRSGINTKERTRLGIKPIANYLNLIDDIKNTDDLLSCITEFHVIGINVLWGCDVDQDMKDSNKNILYFYQGGLGMPDRDYYLKNDKESLRVRDAYRPHISAIFKLSGAKKQIHGEMSEIVYKIEHRLAKHSMTKEDIHEVEKIYNKKTLPQLNKIAPEINWGEYLVRIGAGTPKTLIVCQPNFFKEINRCIKDISIEDWRIYLKWHLLRSMSSFLTPAFKKESFRFYGTIMLGSKKMKPLWRQVLSVVNGSLDELLGEIYVKEYFSARTKDRAIEMVRDLFSAYEARIKSLDWMSPQTKRKALQKLHAMVYKIGYPEKWKSYRGLKIDASDYVGNIIRISIFEHNRAMKKLRKPVDRKEWHMSPQTINAYCNQTMNEIVFPAAILQPPFFNPNSDDAINYGAMGMVIGHEITHNFDDQGSKFDINGNLKNWWTPADYKNFKKKSHPLVKQFNSYKVADGVSVNGQLTIGENIADLGGLAIALDAYKLNLARTGRHDIAGFTPEQRFFLGYTLFERENTRPEFQKMMAINDPHSPSIFRVNGPISNLSEFYEAFNVKKGDKLYREPKDRLKIW
- a CDS encoding NAD(+)/NADH kinase, yielding MLYFHSSLIAQKFMKKSLKNSKKNIFLFYREENERAVNCAKKIKKWLDSKNISTTEEILNAEAIIVLGGDGTILEAARMVKRKNAIIIGLNLGNVGFLASVREEKYFFTALEKFFNGDYKAVKRTTLLTEVIRNGEKVFSASAVNEVLVHNLLGVVELEVGIGGYGIQSVRGSGILVSTATGSTAYNLSAHGPIISPDIQCLVITELLDHGLPTPSIVIKPEHSVEIVVGEFREHHLLASQNGRESIDVLLQADGDTTFPLRKKDKIIISGSPQLVTFAELEDNYFFKSLREKFSFR
- a CDS encoding glycosyl hydrolase family 18 protein, with protein sequence MKGKITNTIIKGTLVAFVVLLPFIGYGATTTTTKPSIKIAPPLKSTLEVSGWIPYWRKATGTADALVHLDTFTELNPFGYTIKNDGTLNDTAKMDEEPWLTLIKEAKKKKVRIIPTVMTSNGEMLHRILSNQKTRIALEDEIAALVKEKGFDGIDIDFEGKKAETKPYFSTFLKGLYQRMGNKWVMCTIEARTPLDSRYDNIPKDIRYANDFVAINKYCDRVRFMTYDQGTIDIVLNRARTAPYIPVADPAWVEKSIRLAMKDISKRKISIGIATYGYEYKVTKLSEYGYRYDLQWAFNPRYATDLALSLNITPQRNSSGEIGFMYTPVETVPPTQPSNNPDQNIKTSTVAENLSTSNVSNFTNIVWWSDAKAIKDKVDLAKKLGVRGVSIFKIDGGEDPAMWDVLK
- a CDS encoding class I SAM-dependent methyltransferase, translating into MTLKPKKTSWGEVADWYREHLSDENTYHEKVISPNILRLLALNSGEKVLDVACGEGYFSRLFLKNGAKVVGADIARELIEKAKKQSPEISFFIAPAGKMEFAVASSFDKAVCVLALQNIEHLDEALKEVARVLKSGGKFVFVLNHPCFRIPKRSEWGYDGQKKIQFRRLDGYLKEARIKIDMHPGETAAGKKSAVTYSFHRPLQVYMKALSKNGFVVTQMEEWVSHRKSEKGPKSEAEDEARKEFPLFLAVSAQKLRQSL
- a CDS encoding alpha/beta hydrolase, with product MNGELISFQNHKRETLRGIFERAPSSTGVIFAHGFGRTSMEPKFKNITNKLEGKVNLFRFDFSGCGLSDGSFEDITADKLSKELGAAVLAFRERVPRLKSIRIVSHSFACTATIILCAREKDVFDRVVFLGPALNMGEILKYSFVKRRYPGGKISWANYKKFFDQRAFSREMKKDRMMTYSHVISNLHYLENKDRDYRELMGIIPKEKLLIVQGDSDRSIPLESQGNSLKNFKTILVKGGDHDLERPDIVAKYLPQTVSFLLS
- a CDS encoding tetratricopeptide repeat protein, with translation MQGIKKLFSLEALPFGLLVGLVFLLPVFFLSVSGISLDVSKSVLAVILIVAATALWLVGRMVDGKIVVPKTLLVLFAALLPLEYLVSAVASKVPAMSLFGQGFEVGTFAFTFVMFLLLFLASILVNSRDKVFTVYVSAMASFLVVAIYQGIRLFAGADVLTLGGNFSGVIANTVGKWNDLGAFFGMIAILSMITLETLPLKGFVKYLTYLSLAVSVFFLAVVNFSFAWIALAVISLMIFVFAIYLNKSENPTNDQEAPSLIPKTKVPVIALVVLLISLFYVFSGDKIGGFLPTQFNASQVEVRPSWSATYDIVKGSLSQNLLLGSGPNRFSSEWALHRPAVLNETIFWATDFNAGIGLIPSFAVTTGLFGVLAWVLFLGYFLFRGVKSILMFDMGRMAQYSILSSFLLSVYLWLFAMFYVPNVVIYALAFLMTGVFIATLINEGIVKTYQISLLGSPKIGFVSVLALISLTIASAALGYVFVEKAISSINFQKTIQALNTDGDFDKAEVGLLKAVQFSENDLYYRSLSQVYLVKLNNLFQQQNLTEAEAKSQFQAILGNAIENARKARDYDATNYTNWMNLASVYESVVQLGVTGAYDEAKKAYEQASVLNPQSPLVYLTLARLEVANKDNKAARENLNKALALKSNYTDALFFLSQLEAGEGNIAEAISRADQASLLSPNDVGLFFQLGLLKYTNKDYNGAILSLERAVQLNGNYSNAMYFLGLSYDKVGRKADALAQFEKVEALNPDNQEVKNILVNLRDGKSALTDVPPPSPEKKSNPPVKEN